A genomic stretch from Calidithermus timidus DSM 17022 includes:
- a CDS encoding ATP-binding protein, whose amino-acid sequence MKPCGMVLGSREAGALDFWVAVEEGQYLRLDDLVYVEFQHPDPQKGQVRYYGMVDQVLKLYEGSQFDTDVFLANRQLLPISLSYAAHVKVTRLDPEEYLPPDPGCPVYVAREQHLEMALYYDKMTGEGHSTRLPAGILKNGEVAYLNLEFLNGRKGGHVNISGISGVATKTSYATFLLYSLFESGVMQDSHNAKALVFNVKGEDLFFLDKPNKGLREEDRQMYRALGLPAGPFRSVTFRAPPKPTPGDIVPDVESRKAGVLPFYWDLVQFCREGLLPYLFTDRGLMTNLGFLIDQVTERLRKLAEGQRGPQLYVSDWSDQDGMIEAGIEWDKLDKVPIRSFAQLVRYIEFKLLGPEGVEEEEKRPKGDSHWTARQATGTLEAFVRRLRVSVHNVEFLIRGDKKGNPPDPLAAQEQVSVVGINTLSAQAQMFVVGSILREVFEKKSAGRPGAVFIVLDELNKYAPREDESPIKDILLDIAERGRSLGVILIGAQQTASEVERRVVGNAAIRVVGRLDAAEAERPEYRFMPASFRDRAVILPQGTMIVQQPELPVPLSLNFPYPAWATKASEQDLGAEISTEALERDLGL is encoded by the coding sequence ATGAAACCGTGTGGAATGGTGCTAGGAAGCCGGGAAGCCGGGGCTTTGGACTTCTGGGTGGCCGTCGAGGAGGGGCAGTACCTGCGCCTCGACGACCTGGTCTACGTAGAGTTTCAACACCCCGACCCCCAAAAGGGCCAGGTGCGCTACTACGGTATGGTGGACCAGGTGCTCAAGCTCTATGAGGGTTCGCAATTCGACACCGACGTGTTTCTGGCCAACCGTCAGCTATTACCCATCAGCTTGTCCTATGCCGCCCACGTCAAGGTGACCCGCCTCGACCCCGAGGAGTACCTTCCCCCCGACCCCGGTTGTCCGGTCTACGTAGCCCGCGAGCAGCACCTCGAGATGGCCCTGTACTACGACAAGATGACCGGCGAGGGCCACAGCACCCGCCTTCCCGCGGGCATCCTCAAGAACGGCGAGGTGGCTTACCTCAACCTCGAGTTCCTCAACGGGCGCAAGGGTGGCCACGTCAACATCTCAGGGATCAGCGGCGTGGCGACCAAGACCAGCTACGCCACCTTTTTGCTCTACTCCCTCTTCGAGAGTGGGGTGATGCAGGACTCCCACAACGCCAAGGCTCTGGTCTTCAACGTCAAGGGCGAGGATTTGTTCTTTTTGGACAAGCCCAACAAGGGCCTCCGGGAGGAAGACCGCCAGATGTACCGCGCTTTGGGGTTGCCTGCTGGTCCCTTCCGCAGCGTGACCTTCCGTGCCCCGCCCAAACCCACTCCCGGCGACATCGTTCCCGACGTGGAGAGCCGCAAAGCGGGGGTTTTGCCCTTTTACTGGGATCTGGTGCAGTTCTGCCGGGAAGGCCTGTTGCCCTACCTCTTCACCGACCGCGGCTTGATGACCAACCTGGGCTTCCTCATCGACCAGGTGACCGAACGCCTGCGCAAGCTGGCCGAGGGGCAGAGGGGGCCGCAGCTCTACGTGAGCGACTGGTCCGACCAGGACGGGATGATCGAAGCTGGCATCGAGTGGGACAAGCTCGACAAGGTTCCGATCAGGAGTTTTGCCCAGCTGGTGCGCTACATCGAGTTCAAGCTGCTGGGCCCCGAGGGGGTCGAGGAGGAAGAGAAGCGGCCCAAGGGTGACTCCCACTGGACCGCGCGGCAGGCTACGGGAACGCTCGAGGCCTTCGTGCGCCGACTGCGGGTCTCGGTCCATAACGTTGAATTCCTCATCCGCGGCGACAAGAAAGGCAACCCACCCGACCCCCTCGCCGCCCAGGAGCAGGTCTCGGTGGTGGGCATTAACACCCTCTCGGCTCAGGCTCAGATGTTCGTGGTGGGCTCGATTTTGCGCGAGGTCTTCGAGAAGAAGAGCGCCGGGCGGCCAGGTGCGGTGTTCATCGTACTGGACGAGCTCAACAAGTATGCTCCCCGCGAGGACGAGAGCCCCATCAAAGACATCCTGCTCGACATCGCCGAGCGCGGGCGCTCACTGGGCGTCATCCTCATCGGGGCGCAGCAGACCGCCAGCGAGGTTGAGCGGCGGGTGGTGGGCAATGCGGCCATCCGGGTGGTGGGCCGCCTCGACGCCGCCGAGGCCGAGCGCCCGGAGTACCGCTTCATGCCCGCTTCCTTCCGCGATCGCGCGGTGATTTTGCCTCAGGGCACCATGATCGTGCAGCAGCCGGAGCTTCCGGTACCTCTGTCGCTCAACTTTCCCTACCCGGCCTGGGCTACCAAGGCTTCGGAGCAGGACCTGGGGGCCGAGATCAGCACCGAGGCGCTCGAGCGCGATTTGGGCCTCTGA
- a CDS encoding DUF3500 domain-containing protein, whose product MNRWTRRRFLEASAIGTGALLLGQRAWAQQGGSLAASMAQAAKQFLSALGDKRSQATFAFDSAERLRWHWTTPRGFPRNGIALRDMTPAQRTAALALLRSGVSEAGYRKSLDIMALQSELGQDPELFYVSIFGTPGGRDPWGWRWEGHHLSRHYTISGERVTTMPFFHGTWPTQTRAGVRVMAREEDAARELVRSLDARRQGIAIFQRETLYRHVTWNDVRVSPLEPVGLPVSELNPAQERLVVELIQSYLGSLPAAVAGPIFERIVRTGLDKVRFGWAGSTEVRRPYYWRLQGPTFLLEHDNSRNGATHIHSVWRDYEADFGANLL is encoded by the coding sequence GTGAACAGGTGGACCCGGCGTAGGTTTCTCGAGGCTTCAGCCATCGGCACAGGGGCCTTGCTGCTGGGCCAGCGGGCCTGGGCCCAGCAGGGCGGCTCACTGGCTGCGAGCATGGCCCAGGCGGCGAAGCAGTTTCTCAGCGCCCTGGGCGATAAACGTTCCCAGGCCACCTTTGCTTTCGATAGCGCCGAGCGCTTGCGCTGGCACTGGACTACCCCCCGTGGCTTTCCCCGTAACGGAATAGCCCTCAGGGACATGACCCCGGCCCAGCGCACTGCTGCTCTGGCCCTGCTGCGCAGTGGCGTTTCGGAGGCGGGTTACAGGAAGTCGCTGGACATCATGGCTTTGCAGAGCGAGCTGGGTCAGGACCCCGAGCTGTTTTACGTCTCGATCTTCGGCACGCCGGGTGGGCGCGATCCGTGGGGCTGGCGCTGGGAAGGGCACCACCTATCGCGCCACTACACGATTTCGGGCGAACGGGTGACCACGATGCCTTTCTTCCACGGAACCTGGCCCACCCAGACCCGCGCTGGCGTGCGGGTGATGGCCCGAGAAGAGGACGCTGCCCGTGAGCTGGTGCGCTCGCTGGATGCCCGCCGCCAGGGCATCGCCATCTTCCAGCGCGAGACGCTATACCGCCACGTGACCTGGAACGACGTCAGGGTGAGCCCTCTAGAGCCCGTGGGGCTGCCGGTCTCGGAACTGAACCCAGCCCAAGAGCGCTTGGTAGTCGAGCTCATCCAGAGCTATCTGGGCTCGCTGCCGGCTGCCGTCGCTGGCCCGATATTCGAGCGCATCGTCCGTACGGGTTTGGACAAGGTGCGCTTCGGCTGGGCGGGGAGCACGGAAGTGCGCCGCCCCTACTACTGGCGCTTGCAAGGACCCACCTTCCTGCTCGAGCACGACAACTCCCGCAACGGCGCCACCCACATCCACAGCGTCTGGCGCGACTACGAGGCCGATTTTGGGGCCAACCTGCTGTAG
- a CDS encoding response regulator transcription factor, whose translation MIRVVIAEDQGLVLGALAALLELEGDIEVVAQAKDGKTALEEVKTHQPDVLLTDIEMPHMTGLELAAEVKRLGLKTRVVIVTTFGRAGYLRRALEAGASGYLLKDAPSSELAEAVRRVHLGGRAIDPNLAAQAWSEEDPLTDRERKVLRLAGEGHTSAEIAAELGLSEGTVRNYLSEAISKLGAQNRVEAARIAREKGWL comes from the coding sequence ATGATCCGCGTCGTCATCGCCGAAGACCAGGGGTTGGTGCTCGGAGCTCTGGCCGCGCTGCTCGAGCTGGAAGGCGACATCGAGGTCGTCGCTCAGGCCAAGGACGGCAAAACCGCGCTCGAAGAGGTCAAAACCCACCAACCCGACGTCCTGCTCACCGACATCGAGATGCCCCACATGACCGGGCTCGAGCTCGCCGCCGAGGTCAAGCGGCTGGGCCTCAAGACCCGCGTCGTCATCGTGACCACCTTCGGCCGCGCCGGGTACCTGCGGCGGGCGCTCGAGGCCGGGGCCAGCGGCTATCTCCTCAAGGACGCGCCCTCCTCCGAACTCGCCGAGGCGGTGCGCCGGGTGCACCTGGGCGGCCGGGCCATCGACCCCAACCTGGCCGCGCAGGCTTGGAGCGAGGAAGACCCCCTCACCGACCGCGAGCGCAAGGTGCTGCGCCTGGCCGGCGAAGGCCACACCAGCGCCGAGATCGCCGCCGAGCTGGGCCTCTCCGAGGGCACGGTGCGCAACTACCTCTCCGAGGCCATCAGCAAGCTGGGGGCGCAAAATCGCGTGGAGGCAGCCCGCATCGCCCGTGAGAAGGGTTGGCTTTAA
- a CDS encoding sensor histidine kinase — protein sequence MSAPQSKPPTSRRRRWFDYAYLVYLANLLWQPTFDPRGFGWVNAAVTLASAAVCLIFFLFPHRDNRSRLSAATTLAAMGLIVAPFNYGANVYIVYASAIAGTVWPSRLALRTIWGLLVASALYLAVLLGLGTPWQIGLIYCFLTAVLVLGVGLGNISQTERDHHRSQLEAALEENQRLAAIAERERIARDLHDLLGHTLSLITLKAELAAKLAERDPQRAAQEMREVERISRKATAQVRQAVQGYKSRGLQGELASARLALEAAGVRFEYYAQALALSPTQETVIGMALREAVTNVIRHSGATRCAIRLLKEADRVVLEVEDDGRGGVLEEGSGLRGMRQRAEALGGSLEYSGDGGTRLRLWLPTTDPERALPQAHPTALYPKPDTL from the coding sequence ATGTCTGCTCCGCAATCCAAGCCTCCAACCTCTCGGCGGCGCAGGTGGTTCGATTACGCCTATTTGGTCTACCTGGCCAACCTGCTGTGGCAACCCACCTTCGACCCCCGGGGCTTCGGCTGGGTTAACGCAGCCGTCACGCTGGCCTCGGCAGCGGTCTGCCTCATCTTTTTCCTGTTCCCCCACCGCGACAACCGCTCTCGCCTGAGCGCCGCTACCACACTTGCCGCCATGGGGCTGATCGTGGCCCCCTTTAACTACGGGGCCAACGTCTACATCGTCTACGCCTCGGCCATCGCGGGCACCGTGTGGCCCTCGAGGCTGGCCTTGCGGACGATCTGGGGCTTGTTAGTGGCCTCGGCGCTTTACCTGGCGGTCCTCCTTGGACTGGGAACGCCCTGGCAAATAGGGCTGATCTACTGCTTTCTCACCGCGGTGCTCGTGCTGGGTGTGGGCCTAGGCAACATCAGCCAGACCGAGCGCGATCACCACCGCAGCCAGCTTGAAGCAGCCCTGGAGGAGAACCAGCGCCTGGCGGCCATCGCCGAGCGTGAGCGCATCGCCCGCGACCTGCACGACCTGCTGGGCCACACCCTCTCCCTCATCACCCTCAAGGCCGAGCTGGCCGCCAAGCTCGCCGAGCGCGACCCTCAGCGTGCTGCCCAGGAGATGCGGGAGGTAGAGCGCATCTCGCGCAAGGCCACCGCCCAGGTGCGCCAGGCCGTGCAGGGCTACAAGTCGCGGGGCCTGCAGGGCGAGCTAGCGAGCGCCCGCCTGGCCCTGGAAGCGGCCGGGGTCCGCTTCGAGTACTACGCCCAGGCCCTCGCCCTCTCCCCCACCCAGGAGACCGTGATCGGCATGGCGTTGCGCGAGGCGGTGACCAACGTGATCCGCCACTCGGGCGCCACCCGCTGCGCCATACGGCTCCTAAAGGAAGCAGACCGCGTCGTCCTCGAGGTCGAGGACGACGGCCGGGGCGGCGTGCTCGAGGAAGGCTCGGGCCTGCGCGGGATGCGCCAGCGGGCCGAGGCGCTGGGGGGAAGCCTAGAGTACAGCGGCGACGGCGGCACCCGGCTGCGCCTATGGCTGCCCACAACCGACCCCGAGCGTGCCCTCCCCCAGGCCCACCCCACGGCCCTTTACCCCAAGCCCGACACCCTATGA
- a CDS encoding ABC transporter permease — protein sequence MKLVLAQYKASVLSLARNSGYFIGSIIFPALFFLFFAPFGVRNTAEANFVMGSFMIFAAMGALFFGFAVGIAQDRASAWAVYERTLPGSPLSRLVSRVMNGFTFATCAVAVMAVVAHLTTPAHLPPLAWSRLALALVAGAIPISLLGFAIGYFASPRGAGTLAQLLYLPMSFVGGLWVPPQHLPEVVQKLSPFTPTRHWGEVVWPAVTGGAWRAQDFLWLGAFTLVFGLLALWGYHRDEGQRFS from the coding sequence ATGAAGCTCGTCCTCGCTCAGTACAAAGCCAGCGTGCTCAGCCTCGCGCGCAACAGCGGCTACTTCATCGGCAGCATCATCTTCCCAGCACTCTTCTTCCTGTTTTTCGCCCCCTTTGGCGTTCGGAACACCGCCGAAGCCAATTTCGTGATGGGTTCGTTCATGATCTTCGCGGCGATGGGAGCCCTGTTCTTCGGTTTCGCGGTGGGGATCGCCCAGGACCGGGCCTCGGCGTGGGCAGTGTACGAGCGAACACTGCCCGGCTCGCCGCTGAGTCGGCTGGTCTCGAGGGTCATGAACGGCTTTACCTTCGCCACTTGCGCTGTGGCGGTGATGGCTGTGGTAGCCCACCTCACCACGCCGGCCCACCTTCCGCCTCTGGCCTGGAGTCGCCTGGCGCTGGCCCTGGTAGCCGGCGCTATCCCAATCAGTCTCCTGGGCTTCGCCATCGGCTACTTCGCCTCGCCCAGGGGAGCAGGCACCCTGGCCCAGCTTCTCTACCTGCCGATGTCATTCGTAGGCGGGCTGTGGGTTCCGCCACAGCACCTGCCCGAGGTGGTGCAGAAGCTCTCGCCCTTCACCCCTACCCGCCACTGGGGTGAGGTGGTGTGGCCTGCCGTAACCGGTGGGGCTTGGCGAGCGCAAGACTTCCTCTGGCTAGGGGCTTTCACGCTCGTCTTCGGCTTACTGGCTCTGTGGGGTTACCACCGTGACGAGGGGCAGCGGTTCAGCTAA
- a CDS encoding ABC transporter ATP-binding protein translates to MVHSLTGVAHKTPSPAVLERVSKHYGNVKALEDLSLEVAQGEVLALLGPNGAGKTTAISLLVGLRKPTSGKAWLFGLDPRDPKARVSLGVTPQETGLPNELRVEEVLELVQAYYPDPMPRKELLERFGLAGLERRQCGGLSSGQKRRLAVALAFVGNPRLVILDEPTTGLDVEARRSLWEGVKQYQAQGGTVLLTTHYLEEAEALASRIAVIDRGRIIAEGTVTQIKARVGLRQVRFRAAEVPPLKGVSKLERQGDFFVLYTPDSDAVVRQLVGQNVALSGLEVRPVSLEEAFIALTGEPRRESKGESER, encoded by the coding sequence ATGGTTCATAGCCTCACCGGTGTCGCCCACAAAACCCCGAGCCCGGCGGTGCTCGAGCGGGTCTCCAAGCACTATGGCAACGTGAAGGCCCTCGAGGACCTGAGCCTCGAGGTGGCACAGGGCGAAGTGCTGGCCCTTTTGGGCCCCAACGGAGCCGGCAAGACCACGGCGATCAGCCTGCTGGTGGGCTTGAGGAAGCCCACCAGCGGGAAGGCTTGGCTGTTCGGACTCGACCCACGAGACCCCAAAGCCAGGGTCAGCCTCGGGGTAACGCCGCAAGAAACCGGGCTGCCCAACGAGCTGCGCGTGGAGGAAGTCCTCGAGTTGGTACAGGCCTACTACCCTGACCCGATGCCCAGGAAAGAACTCCTCGAGCGCTTCGGGTTGGCTGGGCTCGAGCGGCGGCAGTGCGGCGGGCTCTCCAGTGGACAGAAGCGCCGCTTGGCGGTTGCGCTGGCCTTCGTCGGAAACCCCCGGCTGGTCATTCTCGACGAGCCCACGACCGGCCTCGACGTGGAAGCACGGCGCTCGCTGTGGGAAGGGGTGAAGCAGTATCAGGCCCAAGGGGGCACGGTTCTGCTCACGACCCACTACCTTGAGGAAGCCGAAGCCCTCGCCAGCCGCATCGCTGTGATCGACCGTGGTCGGATCATCGCCGAGGGAACGGTGACGCAGATTAAGGCTAGGGTGGGGCTGCGGCAGGTACGTTTCCGCGCCGCTGAGGTGCCCCCGCTGAAAGGGGTCAGCAAGCTCGAGCGCCAGGGCGACTTCTTCGTGCTCTATACCCCAGACTCAGATGCCGTCGTGCGCCAGTTGGTAGGGCAGAACGTGGCTTTGAGTGGGCTAGAAGTTCGACCGGTGAGCCTAGAGGAAGCGTTTATCGCCCTGACGGGCGAGCCCAGGCGCGAATCGAAAGGAGAAAGCGAAAGATGA
- the ruvC gene encoding crossover junction endodeoxyribonuclease RuvC has protein sequence MIVLGVDPGITNMGLGVVEQVDDSLRDRASSVHPADKRQRLLYAGVITTKHSTPAPERIGKIYQAVLETVRTYKPQAIAVEEQFFYRQNELAYKVGWAMGAVLVVAAQHDLPVYGYGPPKVKQALVGYGHADKDQVAFMVRAVLGLKETPKPSHKADAIAIALTHCFFARLGQPSPV, from the coding sequence ATGATCGTTTTGGGCGTCGATCCTGGCATTACCAACATGGGCCTGGGGGTGGTGGAGCAGGTGGACGATTCCCTTCGGGACCGGGCAAGCTCGGTACACCCAGCGGACAAGCGGCAGCGCCTGCTATATGCCGGCGTGATCACCACCAAGCACTCCACCCCGGCCCCCGAGCGCATCGGCAAGATTTACCAGGCGGTGCTCGAGACCGTCCGCACCTACAAACCCCAGGCCATCGCGGTCGAGGAGCAGTTCTTCTACCGCCAGAACGAGCTGGCCTACAAGGTGGGCTGGGCCATGGGCGCTGTGCTGGTGGTGGCGGCCCAGCACGATTTGCCGGTTTACGGCTATGGCCCACCCAAGGTCAAGCAGGCCCTGGTGGGCTACGGCCACGCCGACAAGGACCAGGTGGCCTTCATGGTACGGGCGGTGCTGGGCCTGAAGGAAACCCCCAAGCCCAGCCACAAGGCCGACGCCATCGCCATCGCGCTCACGCACTGCTTTTTCGCCAGGCTGGGGCAACCGAGCCCGGTATAG
- the ftsZ gene encoding cell division protein FtsZ produces MGDVVIKVIGLGGAGNNAVNRMIESGLTGVEFIAANTDAQVLATSLADMRIQLGDKLTRGLGAGANPEIGEKAAEETRDLIEEQLEGADLVFVTAGMGGGTGTGSAPVVAEIAKKLGCLTVAVVSRPFSWEGPRRMRAAEDGIRKLRERVDAMVVVSNDRLLQALDKKIGMKDAFMVADRVLYHGVKGITDVINLPGMINLDFADVRTLLENAGQVLMGIGAGQGENKVADAVKSAVHSPLLERSIEGARKLLVNVVGSEELGLAEASAVAEQIREATGMEDVDVLYGLTYDERAKDEMRVILIAAGFGEGAVIAKPAGSRLVDFPANNVDLSNIDIPAFIRYGDGDMPKRGN; encoded by the coding sequence ATGGGTGACGTCGTAATCAAGGTGATCGGCCTGGGTGGCGCAGGCAACAACGCGGTCAACCGCATGATCGAGTCGGGGCTGACGGGAGTGGAGTTCATCGCCGCCAACACCGACGCCCAGGTGCTAGCGACCAGCTTGGCCGACATGCGCATCCAGCTGGGCGACAAGCTCACCCGTGGCCTGGGGGCCGGAGCCAACCCCGAAATTGGCGAGAAGGCCGCCGAGGAAACCCGCGACTTGATCGAGGAGCAGCTCGAGGGCGCCGACTTAGTCTTCGTCACCGCCGGTATGGGCGGCGGCACCGGCACCGGCAGCGCTCCGGTGGTGGCCGAGATCGCCAAGAAGCTGGGCTGCCTCACCGTGGCCGTGGTCAGCCGCCCCTTCTCCTGGGAAGGCCCCCGCCGGATGCGGGCTGCCGAGGATGGCATCCGTAAGCTACGCGAGCGCGTAGACGCGATGGTGGTGGTCTCCAATGACCGCCTGTTGCAGGCTTTGGACAAGAAGATCGGCATGAAGGACGCCTTCATGGTGGCCGACCGGGTGCTCTATCACGGGGTCAAGGGCATTACCGACGTGATCAACCTGCCCGGCATGATCAACCTCGACTTCGCCGACGTGCGAACCCTGCTGGAAAACGCCGGACAAGTGCTGATGGGCATCGGCGCGGGCCAGGGCGAGAACAAGGTAGCCGACGCGGTCAAGAGCGCGGTGCACTCCCCGCTGCTCGAGCGCTCCATCGAAGGGGCGCGCAAGCTGCTGGTCAACGTGGTGGGCTCGGAGGAGCTGGGCCTGGCCGAGGCCTCGGCGGTGGCCGAGCAGATCCGTGAGGCCACCGGGATGGAAGACGTGGACGTGCTCTACGGCCTGACCTACGACGAGCGCGCCAAGGACGAGATGCGCGTGATCCTCATCGCGGCAGGCTTCGGCGAAGGAGCGGTGATCGCCAAGCCCGCCGGCTCACGTCTGGTAGACTTCCCCGCCAACAACGTTGACCTCTCCAACATCGACATACCGGCCTTCATCCGCTACGGCGACGGGGACATGCCCAAGCGGGGCAATTGA
- the ftsA gene encoding cell division protein FtsA has product MILVGIDVGTTKVCTVIGELSSDGHLDVIGEGTVPSQGLKRGVVTNLERTSEAIRQSLFQAERVAGVKAEQAFVGVAGSHIKSVTSHGLAAIRRGHSITQADIERAIEQAKAYPFEGDVDLIHALPLEFRVDGQEGIRDPIGMAGVRLEVDVHLVAAGRGPLINLRKAVEDAEVSVGGVILQSYASGLAVLSPEEMSMTVMLIDVGGGTTDVAVFKGGRLAHSAVIPLGGDHITSDISQLLRIPFEEAERVKKKYGAALPELADPELVLEINQEGGPPQVVQATELAKIIRPRLREILHFARSNVDEALGPLEITVGKVVLTGGSALVRGLEELARKQFNLPVRLGRPIGISGLTDVVASPTHATAVGLVRYASLHAQPASAKPGVLRLGRKSQSANSATSGHKEDEGPGLWERIKGVFKNFF; this is encoded by the coding sequence ATGATTCTTGTTGGAATTGACGTAGGGACCACCAAAGTATGCACGGTGATTGGTGAACTCTCGTCCGACGGCCACCTGGACGTGATCGGTGAGGGAACCGTTCCTTCCCAAGGGCTCAAACGCGGGGTCGTCACCAACCTCGAGCGCACCAGTGAGGCCATCCGGCAGAGCCTCTTCCAGGCCGAGCGGGTGGCCGGGGTCAAGGCCGAGCAGGCGTTCGTGGGGGTTGCGGGTTCGCACATCAAGAGCGTGACCAGCCACGGCCTGGCCGCCATCCGTCGCGGACACAGCATCACCCAAGCCGATATCGAGCGGGCCATCGAACAGGCCAAGGCCTATCCCTTCGAGGGCGACGTGGACCTGATCCACGCCCTGCCGCTGGAGTTCAGGGTGGATGGGCAGGAGGGCATTCGCGACCCCATCGGCATGGCCGGGGTACGGCTGGAGGTGGACGTTCACCTCGTAGCCGCCGGGCGCGGTCCCCTCATCAACCTGCGCAAGGCCGTCGAGGACGCCGAGGTGAGCGTGGGTGGGGTGATCCTGCAATCGTATGCTTCGGGTCTAGCGGTGCTTTCACCCGAAGAGATGAGCATGACGGTCATGCTCATCGACGTGGGCGGGGGCACCACCGACGTGGCCGTGTTCAAGGGGGGTCGCCTGGCCCACTCGGCGGTGATTCCGCTGGGCGGCGACCACATCACCAGCGACATCTCCCAGCTACTGCGCATTCCCTTCGAGGAAGCCGAGCGGGTGAAGAAGAAGTACGGGGCGGCCCTGCCCGAGCTCGCCGACCCCGAGCTGGTGCTGGAGATCAACCAGGAAGGCGGCCCGCCCCAGGTGGTGCAGGCCACCGAGCTGGCTAAGATCATCCGCCCGCGCCTGCGCGAGATCCTGCACTTCGCCCGCTCCAACGTCGATGAGGCGCTGGGGCCGCTGGAGATCACGGTGGGTAAGGTGGTGCTCACCGGGGGCAGCGCCCTGGTGCGGGGTTTGGAGGAACTCGCCCGCAAGCAGTTCAACCTGCCCGTGCGGCTGGGTCGCCCCATCGGGATCTCGGGGCTGACCGACGTGGTGGCTTCCCCTACCCATGCGACCGCGGTGGGCCTGGTGCGCTACGCCAGCCTCCATGCCCAGCCGGCCTCGGCCAAGCCCGGCGTGCTGCGTCTGGGGCGCAAGTCCCAGAGCGCGAACAGCGCTACGAGCGGCCACAAGGAGGACGAGGGGCCGGGGCTGTGGGAGCGAATCAAGGGCGTATTCAAAAATTTCTTCTAA
- a CDS encoding cell division protein FtsQ/DivIB encodes MIRSLLALLTLATLGIGSRVVWPVERVEVVGNIQLSDSQVRAITGLEVGTPWLWAWPKRLEALRANPWVRSARLERPAIGQLRIVLEERKALATLVLGGMEWGLSDDGTLLPNPPETPIRVEGLGSIRLSDVIAIVKALPNATSIRYTPAGYTVRGKGFEVWAATATELQKWASERKSLANKPTYLYPWGESKSR; translated from the coding sequence GTGATCCGAAGCTTGTTGGCACTGCTCACGCTGGCCACCCTCGGCATAGGCAGCCGGGTGGTGTGGCCGGTGGAGCGGGTAGAGGTCGTGGGCAATATCCAGCTCTCCGACAGCCAGGTACGCGCCATCACCGGCCTCGAGGTCGGTACGCCCTGGCTGTGGGCCTGGCCCAAGCGCCTCGAGGCACTACGGGCCAACCCCTGGGTGCGCTCGGCCCGGCTCGAGCGCCCGGCCATCGGCCAGTTGCGCATCGTGCTCGAGGAGCGCAAAGCCCTGGCCACGCTGGTGTTGGGGGGAATGGAATGGGGGCTCAGCGACGACGGGACCCTCCTACCCAACCCTCCCGAGACCCCCATCCGCGTCGAGGGGCTTGGCTCAATTCGGCTTAGCGATGTGATCGCCATCGTCAAAGCCCTTCCCAACGCCACTTCGATCCGCTATACTCCTGCGGGTTATACGGTCCGTGGAAAGGGCTTCGAGGTGTGGGCCGCCACGGCCACCGAATTGCAAAAGTGGGCCAGCGAGCGCAAATCCCTTGCAAACAAGCCCACCTACCTCTATCCTTGGGGGGAGAGTAAAAGCCGATGA
- a CDS encoding UDP-N-acetylmuramate dehydrogenase: MKVERLELSKLTTLGVGGPAEVWTVETPEDLPLATQAPYRVLGNGSNLLVADSGVKERVIRLGGVFKEWDLRGWVGAGALVSSLLLKSARLGLSGLEGLYGVPAQVGGAIRMNAGTRFGEMVDALERVEIFHDGALHIYRPEELGFAYRHSALPAGAIVTRAKLRLREVGEEAVRAKIALVDAARKGQPKKKSAGCAFKNPVGDSAGRLIDRAGLKGLTVGRAMVSHEHGNFIVNLGGATAREIYTLLRRVQQFLPLEVEWEIWGNLEAEEVRV, encoded by the coding sequence GTGAAGGTCGAGCGGCTCGAGCTCAGCAAGCTCACCACCCTGGGGGTGGGCGGCCCTGCCGAGGTCTGGACGGTGGAGACCCCTGAGGATTTGCCCCTGGCCACCCAGGCCCCCTACCGGGTGCTGGGCAACGGCTCCAACCTGCTGGTGGCCGACTCCGGCGTGAAAGAGCGGGTCATCAGGCTGGGCGGGGTCTTCAAGGAGTGGGACCTGAGGGGCTGGGTGGGGGCAGGGGCGCTGGTCAGCAGCTTGCTGCTCAAGAGCGCCCGGCTGGGCCTTTCCGGCCTGGAGGGCCTGTACGGCGTCCCGGCCCAGGTGGGCGGGGCCATCCGGATGAACGCCGGGACCCGCTTCGGGGAGATGGTCGACGCGCTCGAGCGCGTCGAGATCTTCCACGACGGAGCTTTGCACATCTACCGCCCCGAGGAGCTGGGCTTCGCCTACCGCCACTCCGCGCTGCCCGCTGGGGCCATCGTGACCCGCGCAAAGCTGCGCCTGCGCGAGGTGGGCGAGGAGGCGGTGCGGGCCAAGATCGCCCTGGTGGACGCCGCCCGCAAGGGTCAGCCCAAGAAAAAGAGCGCGGGCTGTGCCTTCAAGAACCCCGTCGGGGACTCGGCGGGCCGCCTCATCGACCGGGCCGGACTCAAGGGGCTCACGGTGGGCCGGGCTATGGTCAGCCACGAGCACGGCAATTTCATCGTCAACCTAGGCGGAGCCACGGCGCGGGAGATCTATACGCTGCTGCGCAGGGTACAGCAGTTTTTACCGCTGGAAGTCGAGTGGGAGATCTGGGGCAACCTGGAAGCGGAGGAGGTGAGGGTGTGA